The Mesorhizobium loti genome includes a region encoding these proteins:
- a CDS encoding MFS transporter, which translates to MHSPSEAAAVPLTSPVTNGTFCPQSQRRFVLIAAILASALGFIDGSILAIATPAIRVNLGASLAEAQWISNAYALTLSALILAGGAAGDRFGLRRAFVAGIALFIVASLACALAPNAVVLIAFRAVQGIGAAIMVPGSLAIIAKAYPKKERGRAIGIWAAASALTTALGPVLGGFVLSAFGDGIWRAIFAINLPLGLISIYLLLAKIPADAPTEKRSLDLGGAALATLAFGALAYGLTSMSASGEGRMAGPSIAAGVVLLAVFIVFELRQREPMIDLSLFRVGAFAGANVATLFLYFALSANLFYLPMLLIAGWGLSTAEVGFIFLPLSASIALLSGPVGQLSDRIGPRFPIACGSLVVAFAFAGLALLTHAGMHNFWTGTFPLMALMGLGMALVVSPLSTAIMTAVEDKDTGAASGINNAVSRIGGLIAVAAMGSLAAWVYANALDGNATPGVPGFGEPATGGLAPAVDAARLAASDVAFAAVSSVTALLCLLAAVIAWTTISGERLPWSRRVENPQG; encoded by the coding sequence ATGCATTCACCGAGCGAAGCCGCCGCCGTCCCGTTGACCAGCCCGGTCACGAATGGAACGTTCTGTCCGCAGTCGCAGCGGCGCTTCGTGCTCATCGCGGCAATCCTGGCCTCGGCGCTCGGCTTCATCGACGGTTCGATCCTGGCCATCGCCACACCGGCCATCCGCGTCAACCTCGGCGCCAGCCTGGCTGAGGCGCAGTGGATTTCAAATGCCTATGCGTTGACGCTCTCAGCGCTGATCCTAGCCGGTGGCGCTGCCGGCGATCGATTCGGCCTGCGCCGCGCCTTCGTGGCGGGCATTGCGTTGTTCATTGTCGCTTCGCTTGCCTGTGCGCTGGCGCCGAATGCGGTGGTGCTGATCGCATTTCGTGCCGTCCAGGGCATTGGTGCGGCGATCATGGTGCCGGGCAGTCTCGCCATCATCGCCAAAGCCTACCCGAAAAAGGAACGCGGGCGCGCCATCGGCATCTGGGCGGCGGCTTCGGCGCTGACCACGGCACTTGGCCCGGTGCTTGGCGGCTTCGTGCTGTCGGCTTTCGGCGACGGCATCTGGCGGGCGATCTTCGCCATCAACCTGCCGCTCGGCCTGATCTCGATCTATCTGCTGCTGGCCAAGATTCCAGCCGACGCGCCGACGGAGAAACGCAGCCTGGATCTCGGCGGCGCCGCGCTCGCGACATTGGCCTTCGGCGCGCTCGCTTACGGGCTGACCTCAATGAGCGCCAGCGGTGAGGGCCGCATGGCCGGGCCGAGCATTGCCGCCGGCGTCGTATTGCTGGCGGTCTTCATCGTCTTCGAACTCCGGCAGCGCGAGCCGATGATCGATCTTAGCCTGTTTCGCGTCGGCGCTTTCGCCGGCGCCAATGTCGCGACGCTCTTCCTCTATTTCGCGCTGTCGGCCAATCTTTTCTATCTGCCGATGCTGCTGATCGCCGGCTGGGGTCTGAGCACGGCCGAGGTCGGCTTCATCTTCCTGCCCCTGTCGGCGTCGATCGCACTTTTGTCTGGACCGGTCGGCCAGCTGTCGGACCGGATCGGCCCACGTTTTCCGATCGCCTGCGGCAGCCTCGTCGTGGCTTTCGCCTTTGCCGGACTTGCCTTGCTCACCCATGCCGGCATGCACAATTTCTGGACAGGAACATTCCCGTTGATGGCGCTGATGGGACTCGGCATGGCGCTGGTGGTGTCGCCATTGTCGACTGCGATCATGACGGCGGTGGAAGACAAGGATACGGGTGCGGCCTCCGGCATCAACAATGCCGTCTCGCGCATCGGCGGTCTGATCGCGGTGGCGGCGATGGGTTCGCTCGCCGCCTGGGTCTACGCGAATGCACTGGATGGGAACGCAACGCCCGGCGTGCCTGGCTTTGGCGAGCCGGCGACGGGTGGACTTGCACCCGCCGTCGATGCGGCAAGGCTCGCCGCCAGCGACGTTGCGTTTGCAGCCGTCTCTTCGGTGACCGCGCTGCTTTGCCTGCTTGCGGCTGTTATCGCCTGGACGACCATTTCCGGGGAGCGGCTGCCATGGTCGCGGCGCGTCGAGAATCCGCAGGGCTGA
- a CDS encoding M23 family metallopeptidase has protein sequence MPDTEDVIAELGNEPPLIADGRSGPPDRREVSARWLSGTFLTGVTSSVLMGVALFAALDGRQQLATPPEIAELISLAGNGDSGEVAKTTRLVAPRQIAKAKDRRRMEVSMVTKVGDRDVIHTMPFVQIKMALAAGHTTSRAYPPFDPMQVFGDDSDDSAQPATASAASGQIYGAKVESEMSLKTVDFPIETASFDEKSDLSADEVEKVVREAGTDLSDGAVQVASLHYVDPQRFGEAFAESMAGSYDVKIVPENVSVAPRATADDQAPAFAEEIIPFTKDLDVTEAFADSGYTGEDATGMAEAIAKLLNATALKAGTVLRVGLEVHGDDAKVVRTSVYDRTQHIVTIALDDRGQYVPAQEPDPNPELLTAFDDSSAPVVVRGNLPNVYDGIYRAAYSYGMSKAMTQRLIKLLASDVDFQSRLNPADRIEVLFSQPDGDDQTSDSSELLYVSATFGGQTRNFYRFQMQDGGTDYFDEDGSSAEQFLLRNPLPAGKFRSGFGARKHPILGYVRMHTGVDWSAPIGTPIIAAGNGTVEKVGWAGGYGKQIIIRHANGYETSYNHQSAFAKGIEPGVHVRQGQTIGFLGQTGLATGPHLHYELIVNGTKVDPMRVRLPVGKVLKGDDLVAFKRERERIDELLKQEDSDSLKVASAKIDG, from the coding sequence CTGGCGTGACCTCGAGCGTGCTGATGGGCGTGGCGCTGTTCGCCGCACTTGACGGTCGCCAGCAGCTGGCCACCCCACCCGAGATCGCCGAGTTGATCAGTCTTGCCGGCAACGGCGATTCCGGTGAAGTCGCCAAGACGACCAGGCTGGTGGCGCCGCGTCAGATCGCCAAAGCCAAGGATCGCCGGCGTATGGAGGTGTCGATGGTCACCAAGGTCGGCGACCGCGACGTCATCCACACCATGCCTTTCGTGCAGATCAAGATGGCGCTGGCCGCCGGCCACACCACCAGCCGCGCCTACCCGCCCTTTGACCCGATGCAGGTGTTCGGCGACGACAGCGACGACAGTGCCCAGCCGGCGACCGCCTCTGCCGCTTCCGGCCAGATCTATGGCGCCAAGGTCGAAAGCGAGATGAGCCTGAAGACCGTCGATTTCCCGATCGAGACGGCTTCCTTCGATGAGAAGAGCGACCTGTCCGCCGACGAGGTGGAAAAGGTGGTGCGCGAAGCCGGCACCGACCTCAGCGACGGCGCCGTGCAGGTCGCTTCACTCCACTATGTCGACCCGCAGCGATTCGGCGAAGCCTTTGCCGAGAGCATGGCTGGCTCCTACGACGTCAAGATCGTGCCGGAAAACGTCTCGGTGGCGCCGCGCGCCACCGCCGACGACCAGGCGCCGGCTTTCGCCGAGGAAATCATCCCCTTCACCAAGGATCTCGACGTCACCGAGGCTTTTGCTGATTCGGGCTACACGGGTGAAGACGCCACCGGCATGGCCGAAGCCATCGCCAAGCTGCTGAACGCGACAGCGCTCAAGGCCGGAACCGTGCTGCGTGTCGGCCTGGAGGTTCACGGCGATGACGCCAAGGTCGTGCGCACCAGCGTCTACGACCGAACCCAGCACATCGTCACCATCGCGCTCGACGATCGCGGCCAGTATGTGCCCGCGCAGGAGCCGGATCCAAACCCCGAATTGCTGACGGCCTTCGATGATTCGTCGGCGCCGGTGGTGGTGCGCGGCAACCTGCCCAATGTCTATGACGGCATCTATCGCGCCGCCTATTCCTACGGCATGTCCAAGGCGATGACGCAGCGGCTGATCAAGCTGCTGGCGTCCGACGTCGACTTCCAGTCCCGCCTCAACCCCGCCGACCGCATCGAAGTCCTGTTCTCGCAGCCCGATGGCGACGACCAGACCTCGGACAGCTCCGAGCTTCTCTACGTCTCGGCGACGTTCGGCGGTCAAACGCGCAACTTCTACCGCTTTCAGATGCAGGACGGCGGCACTGACTATTTCGACGAGGACGGCTCGAGCGCCGAGCAATTCCTGTTGCGCAATCCCCTGCCCGCCGGGAAATTCCGCTCCGGGTTCGGCGCGCGCAAGCATCCGATCCTCGGCTATGTCCGCATGCACACCGGCGTCGACTGGTCCGCGCCGATCGGCACGCCGATCATCGCCGCCGGCAACGGCACTGTCGAGAAGGTTGGCTGGGCCGGCGGCTATGGCAAACAGATCATCATCCGGCATGCCAATGGCTATGAGACGTCCTACAATCACCAGAGCGCTTTTGCCAAAGGCATCGAACCGGGCGTGCATGTGCGCCAGGGCCAGACCATCGGCTTCCTCGGCCAGACCGGCCTCGCCACAGGTCCGCATCTTCACTACGAGCTGATCGTCAACGGCACCAAGGTCGATCCGATGCGGGTCCGCTTGCCTGTCGGCAAGGTGCTCAAGGGCGATGACCTCGTCGCCTTCAAGCGTGAACGCGAGCGAATCGACGAACTGCTGAAGCAGGAAGACAGCGATTCGCTGAAAGTCGCGAGCGCCAAGATCGACGGTTGA